The genomic region ATCTAACAGTGGCTTTTGGTTGCTGTAGCTGAATGATCAGACTGCAGGTTCTTAAGGGCAGGATCTGCCGCTGCTGTGTGTCCCACCCCCGCACCTAGCAGGGAGCGCCCCGCTCGGCTGCCAGCCCCTGGGGCGGCCGCTTCCTGTGACTGTCTGCGGGCAGCACCCCAGGGCCCTAGCACTCGGAAGGCATCCCTTCAGTAAGTGTGTTCGAGGCAGAAGAGAAGATGCCAAGGTCGGGCATGAATGAAGAGCAACCCTCGACATTCCTGCTCTGTCCCGGCAAACGGGAGGGTCACAGGCATAGTGTCTCTGAAGCGCTTGGACCCTTCCTCTGGCAGAGCAGGCGAGGCTCTGACGGGCAAGAAGGAATGGGCAGTAGGCTCCTCCTGCGGCGCTTCGGCATAGGTTCAAGAGCCAGCTTTGCAGACAAACacacctgagttcaaatcctagcccTGCGACTTCTAGTTGTGGGAACTTAGGCAGTTATAACCACCCTGTTATTAAGCTTCCCCATGTTTACTGCAAGAATTCCATGAAACTGTATCTAAAGGTGCTCAGCACAGGGCCGACCACTCAGTAAGTGCCTGGGGAACGGGAGCTGTCGTTTTATCCTTGTTGTTGTACAAATGCAGCAGGCACGGCAGCCATCACCTCTTGGACCCAATTATTTACCTTCCCTGGGGACAGAACCTCCCTTTGCCCTGGCAGAAGGCAAGAACCAAGAATTCCAAATAGACCATTTATTTTCTAAGAATCaatatatttccttcctttgaaatAAATACAAACCAGTTTGAAAGGTGAGGGAATCTATGGGAAGAAGGGAAGTGGGGACAGGCCCCAGTCTTTTTTTAGTACCAAATGACTCTGGCGCGACCGGAAACGCAGTTACAAATGAGAATAATTTAAATTCTCCGCTAATTACAGTATTTACAACAGCAGGGGAGGGGGTCACCTAGTGCCCCTCTTCCGGGCTGGACAGACATCAATCCCACTGCTAGGCTGGGCAGATGCCCGCTCACCACACCACCTGCAGGGGCCTCAGGCCACTAGGCAGTTACAGAGTCTCCTGGCATGAGCAGGCAGAGGTGGTGGATGGCCTGTTTTATGCAGTGTCCTAACCTTGGCTCACCACCCTGTACTACAATGCCGTGAGGTCTCTGGAGCTTTCTGGCCTGTGGGACCTCCCCTCTCCTAGCGCAGAGCCATGGGCTCTCGGAGTGTTCTGTACAGTCCAGCTGCACTCAGGGCGGGAGGGACCTCCCCCACCCAGCTTCCCCTGAGACTGGCCCCAAGACCAGGAATGAGTCAGTGCAGAGGCCGGTGCCACTCCAGGACACTGAgcaaaggggaggagagaggtggcAGGGCACTGTAGGTTGGGCTGTGCTGGGCAGTATCAGTCACTATCGCTGGTCTCGCTGCTCTGCTCCCCCTGCACCTTGCTGCGGTGCTGCAGAGCTCTGTGGTAAGCGATCTGCACTGACTTGCGGATATTGGACTTGCGGCCTTCCAGCATCTTCTCCTTGTCGAGGTCCTGGTTCACGCCCAAAGGAACTAGCTTAGTCCTGGGCAGCCACTGCCTGTAGGACAAGGTGAGGATCAAATAAGTCATCTCTGGGAGAGCAACAAACACCAGCCTTcctcactccttcattcattcaaaaatgaatGAGCGCCCACTCTGGGCCAAGCTCTGGTGGGCACTGGGGTTACAGCGATCAAGAGACAGTCCCTGTCCTCTAGGAACTGCTCACAGTCTAGTGATGAAAAGAGCCCAGTCAACAGTCACAGCGGGGGGAGGTGTGGTGTGGTGGTGAATCACCACAGGGTATTTATGGGTGCAAAAAGGAGGAACCCTGACCTAACCTGAAATAGTTACCCTGTCCTATAGGCTCCAGGCAGACTTTACTGACATTAAATATCCTCTGCAGACAATTAATAAAAAGACTACATATGTAAATGTAACAGAACAGGGATTCAGAGGCTGAATGTTTATGCCTGCTTTATCCTCATCTTGTCACCATGGAGGCAGAGGTGGAAATCTAAGACTAGAAGCTACCTGAGTCTGGGTGGGGAGCCACCCCCACAAGTGTCACAGTCACTGATGGTCCTTTGGTTCCTAGCTACAGCTGTTTGTCAGCTACTGCCCACTCAGTCTCAGTCTCATGGTCAACTCAACCCTTTTGCTCAAAGATCTAAGTCCCTCCCCCACTGATTTGTGATAGTCCAGTCTGTCTGTTTATTGCTGGAGTTTCCTAGCAGCCTGTCTCTATACCCAGGGCTGCATCTGTGGCTGTGAGTCACATCTAATGCTCCCCTCCTCTCTTACCAGGTTCGCTTGTTGTCAAAGAAGAGGACGAGGTAGAGATGCTCTCGGGCTTCCTGGGTCATCTGCTCCCCAAGTTTCAGCACCTCCAGTGGGGGCACAGGGATGGGAACCCCATGGTGGAACATACCTTCCCGGGGCATCTTTGGATCAATGATCTGAGGGTGTAATAAGACCTTGGTTTGGTTCAGTCCCCTTCTTCCTGAAGGCTTACCCGACCCAAGAATTTGGAGACTACCTCTGAAGAGGGGACAGAGAAAAAGTTATCATGCTACTATTGCTGCAATGCTGTCCTTTGGCTTCCTCTCAAACTATTTCAGAGCCCAAGgggcaaagggaaggaaaagagagagatggaaaaactAACCAGGGACCTCTAAGTGTCTATCTGCCAAAGACCCTTGTGTACTCTGCAGCTCAGCAGAGAGTAGGAAAAGTCTGTTAATTGTGAGTCTGCATTCTGGAGTTGGAAGGGAAGCGGTATGACAAGAAAAGCAGAAGCCTACCAGAGCTGGGTACGAAGGATACCCTCGGCACTTGGCCCACACCAGGTCCAGAGCATCCAGGGGGGAGTCCTCGTCCTCCGACAGCCAGCCGGCTCCCCGGCCCAGACTCTTCCTTACCACTTCACAGGAATGGGAGAGAAGGGATGGATCAGCAGCCAGGGGGCTGGCAAGGCCCTGACATTGGGCCCCCGGCATTCTGGGCCTTGGGCGAGGGTACTTACTGCTGTGGCCCACGCCGCGGCCAGTGCCCACGGAGTAGGCCTCGTTCTCAGTGCCTGAGGTATCTTCACTGCTGTCCTCTGGGAACGTGCCCCGAGAGAAGGAGGGCTTGCCCCGGCCTTGTTTTGAGGGTGTTGTGCTGTGGAAAAGACAACAGGAGCTCAGCTCAAAGGAGCAGAAGAGTGGGGAAGGGCATGGTGGGTGTCCTCTCTTCTTTAATCCCCCAGGGTCTAATGCTTTTGGAAAGCAGAGTCTACTGGAAGCATTTCAAACTCAAACACCTTGAGGGGCTTGGCTGTGATTTGACTGATGTGGATTTAGCAGCGGTGGTGATAAGTGCATGCACTGTCTAAAGGCAATATTGGCTAGATTAGCCAGAtctgatttttaaagagaatacAAAAACTGGGATAACCAAAAAAAGTATGTCTGCAGGCCAAATCCAGGCCACAAAGCATCAGTTTATGCCCTCTGCTCTAAAACATCAGCTTAACCCAGGATGGTTCCCTCCATTTCATTATAGTGACATTctcatctatttcatttattttgcagaGAATGTTGGGTTTGAGCCATCTTAATCTAGGATGAGATGGATGCTACCCCACTTCCcataggaaaaaaggaagggCATCCCAGAGGCAGGCCTTGATCTGGAGGGCTGGTACCTGGTCCTGTCTGAGGCAgcgctgctgctgctactgctgctggacTCAGAGTCTGAGCTGCTCCGGGGAAGGCTGCAGTCATTACGGTATACCAAGAAACTCTTCTTCACTGGCTGGTTTCCACCACTGAAGCCATTGGCTGGTAAGTCttggttggggggagggggaggaggagaggaatcgGTCAGGAAGATGTAGATAGGAGATGGCATGGGGGTAAGAGGGACTTAGAGCTTGGCTTCCCCTTCTGTGCTGGAAAATTCCTCCAACCTTGGCCAGCAGAGCTAGCTCTGGACAGTGTCCACCACAGTTGGCcacagccctgccccaccccttggCAGTTACTGGCCTTAGGACACAAATGGCCTAAAAGGGCAGGAGATCCCCAAGGAGGGTGAGAAGAGAAAAGGTGAAGTGATACAATGGAGGGGGCCCTGGATGGGAATCTAGCTAGATCAGTGTCTctaggcttcagtttccccatctgtaaaatgaggggattGAATTAAAGGATTCCTGAGGGCCCTTCTAGCTCTGACATTTTATAGGCAAATGGAGGGATAGGTGAGAGTTATGTTGGGAGGGATGGCAGCTTTGCTCACTCTCTTGAGGGGGCTGGGTGATGGTGAGGCTCACCCATTGGGGGGTCTTCTGTGGATTTATCACTGTCGCTGTCTGAGCTCGAACTGGGCCGGGGGCTCCTACCCCGCTTGCGCTGACGCAGGGAGCCCATGATGGGGAGCTGGGGGGGCCCCACAGGACTGCCTCCGTGGCTGGGGGTCATCTGGCTCTCCCGGtttttggggggccggcccggccTCTTGGGCGGTCCAGCTGTCTTCGGGTTCTTTTTGGAGAACAGAACTGAGGTTCTCCTGCCCACCTCATGTGCGGGGGTTGAGGACATGTTGGGACCCAGgcctggagcagagaaagagagaaggagagttggtGAGGGGCCTGATGTGGGAAGGGTAGATGTCCAGGGTATGCTCTGGGCATATAGGACCATTATTCCACTAGAGTTGGGAAGATGATTTGAGGGGCATGGAATTGGGAACATTTTCTCTTATACAGATAGGCAAAGAGGCAGCTAAGAGGCCCCTGATTGGGGAATGAGGTAGAAAGTGCAGCTAGCTGTGCAGGAGGGACCTCTGCCTTGGGGAATGGCAGGGGCTGAGTGTGTGCTGCAGAGTCAAAGTCTAGCTTGCTTTGGGGTCCACCTTGCTATGAGGTTCAGACCTTTGCTTGTCTCCTGGCTGCTGCTCTCCTCGGCGGCACTGTCTGTCTGCCCGTCCTTGTCACAGGCTGTTGGGTGGGGTGTCAGGCTGCCCCGGCTGGAGGGGCCATGCCGCTCAGGcccatctcttccagtttctcgCTGGTGGGCAAGCTTCCGCCGCAGCGCTGTCATCTCTTTCTTGATCATCTTTGCACGCCGTGAGCGGCCCACGCTCTGCTTGCTGGCATTCACCTCATCTAGCCGCTCCAGCAACAACTTCAGCTGCTCTTCCACTGGCAGGTGCTTTTGGTTCTCCAGCAGAACCAGCCGCTCTTCCTCTGCTGctaggggtggggatgggggaaaaGGTCAGACTCAGGTAGTGCTCTGGTCCCCCTGAACCTGGGCAGGCAGTAGGAAACCCACTTTTCTCCCCTTAGCTTCTCACCAGGAACAGCTGTAAAATAGCAGCACCACGATGAGGAATGGGGGGCACTGCTATCCATTCACCCAGTCTGGCTTCTTAGGGAGCATTCCTGGGGATAGCTCACCACTGCTCAGCCTAGCTGCTTCCTGCCTACACTGCCTGATCCCAGGAGGGGACTTTTAGAAAGCTGTTCATCCCTGGCATTGgcctctatgtgtgtgtgtgtgacttatCACCCACCATCTTCAGTGTGGTGTGGGGCCTCATCTCCAGCCAGACTGTGGGGGATATGCATGCCCGTCTCAAAGTCAATGCCCATTTTTTCTGCCTGGCGCCGGGCCTGGCGGAGCACAGCACCACCCTGCTCTCGGAGCCGCACTGCCGCCCGGTAGAAGATGGTGTCCTTGGCATTATACTTGAGGCAGTTGCTGACGATGAGGTTGAAGTCCTCCTCAAAATCATCAAAGTTCAGGTAGCGGTAAGCCTCCAAGTTCTGCTTCATGGTGAAAAAGTCCATGGGCTTTTTGATGTGGTCTAGGTAGTCAGGTACCTGGGAAAGCAGGGTAAGTGTGGCTAAGTGGAGATATGCTCCTCATTCCCCCAAACTCCTGCTCCTAACAAGCCCCCACGAAATGCATCCAGCAACCTCCTCCCACCACAATTAGAGGCAGGCATATAGCACAGGGGAAAGGAAAACTGGATTCTAGTCTTAATTTTACCAgtcacaagctgtgtgaccttggcaagtctcTTAACTTCCCTAGGCATTCTTTTACTCGCCTGGAAAACAGTAATGAAATTACAGCCGAATCTACCTCCTAGAGCCATTATTAGGCTTCAGTAAGAAAATGGCTAGGGAAACCCTCTGGCAATAACACCACCTTGCATTCCTATAGCTCTTTTTACTTATTGTTAAGACTTATAAGGAGGCTGCTGCCTCAGGCCTCtcattttataccttttagaGAGAAGAGTCTGCCAGTCAGGACCTAGGGCTTCAGAGCTGGTTCTTTAGGTGCTGAGCCTTCTAAAGTCTCCGTTCTAGGGTTCAGCACCCCGAAAGTGTCTTCCTGCCCTGGGATTATTCATTTGGCAGACTCAGTCCCTGCCTCTGGGGAAGGAGTGCAGATTGCCTCCCATTCTGGGCCCTTAGGGTATGACAGGGATAAGACAGAGTCCAGGTGATGCATGTGGCTCCAGTTCATCTTGGAGCCCCAAAGCCACCAGCCCCTCTCTTCAAGGTCCCCTCCTAGTCCCTGGCCCAGACCTGCATCAGGGGTCCAACTgggagaggaacagaaagaaggtgGAGTGAGGGGAAAGGATTCTTACTTCGTCCAATTCGGTTACCTCAGACAGAGGGACCGGCTCGCTGAAGATGTTGCCTGTATCCTTCTCTTGGAGCTGCTCCAAGGTTTTGCGAAGAAGGATGAGGAAAGGGGTCAGCTGCATCTCCATAGCGATCTGTTGGACCTTGATCTGACACACACAAAGGCCCAATCAGCCTGGCCCAGGCCAATCCCTTGGCAGAGAGGTCTGAGGAGATGGTCGCAGCTGGTTTGGAAACTTGCCTTCcttcccacccctcaccccaagTTGGGCATACTCACTCAGGTCTACCTTCTTCAAGGCCCCACCCAGTGAAACTTTCCCCCGACTACTCTGCCTTTCCCTTCTTTGAACTCCCAGTGCCAGCTACCTGTATCACATAATTTAGGGTTCCCTTCATACTCTCCTGTGACATTTTGCTTCCGGTGGGCCTGAGAGCACACTGAGTGTCTGAAGACCTGACTCCAGTATCAGCCCTGTTGCTTCCTGGCCAAGGGACACATACTTTTCCTTCTCCTGGGTCTGTTTActcctctgtaaaacagagctGGCCCAGGAGCACTCACCGTCTCCCTTTTGAGTTTCTCCCGCTTGCGAATCAGCTCGACCAGCAGCCGAGCTCGCTCCAGGTCATGCCGGAGCCGCTGCCAGGACTTGAGCTGTTCTTTGAGGGCCCAGTTCTTATCCTCAGAATCTCTCTGTAGAGGCAAAAAGGGGATCAAGAGATGAAGAGGGAGCCAGAGGAATGGCCAGAGGGGAGGAGAGCCCAGGAAACTTGCGTTGAGGGCAGGTAAAACCAAAGAAGGGAGCACAGTGATTTACTGGCAGGCTCATCAGCTAAAGTGAGAGCTCCTCAACCTACGAGTCCccgggcctggcacagagtcgaTGCTCAATATATGCTTAtggactgaatgaatgaatgaacacattcCACTGATCTAATCCCTAAGGATTTCATCCTGAGCCTGGTTTGAGAGCTAGCTTAAAGGAGGAAACAGCCTAAGCCCTTGGCGCACTGGAAGCCATTGTCACAAATCTCAGTCCTCGTCCCTCTGGCCCTAGTTCCCAGAGCCCACAGGGAATCTGACACAGTACCCCGACTTGGTCACAGTTCCTCTGAGACTGCAGGTGTGTCTGCAGGCGACGTAGCAGTGGGACCCCATTCCGTGACTGCCGCTTCAGTGTCCAGTAGCTGTGCAGCCTCTGCATGAACTGGCTCTTCCTTTGGATGGTCAGGCGGTTGGTGATTTTACTGAGCCTGGGAAGCCGGgcaacaaagagaaaaaccaatTGGGCTCTGATTTTCTTAAGCAGAATGGGGGTCTCTGGTCAGTGAGAGTTCCTGAATGGGGCTGAAGAGGCAATGTCTATTGTCAAAAAGGTCTGTGACACTGGGCTTAagacaaagaagagcaaacaGTGTCATCAATGGCACCTCAGCAGACAGGAAGCCAGGCTCCCAGCACTAAGCCAGATCCCTAACCCTGTTCACCAAGGG from Equus caballus isolate H_3958 breed thoroughbred chromosome 16, TB-T2T, whole genome shotgun sequence harbors:
- the BRPF1 gene encoding peregrin isoform X4, which gives rise to MGVDFDVKTFCHNLRATKPPYECPVETCRKVYKSYSGIEYHLYHYDHDNPPPPQQTPLRKHKKKGRQSRPANKQSPSPSEVSQSPGREVMSYAQAQRMVEVDLHGRVHRISIFDNLDVVSEDEEVPEEAPENGSNKENTETPAATPKSGKHKNKEKRKDSNHHHHHNASASTTPKLPEVVYRELEQDTPDAPPRPTSYYRYIEKSAEELDEEVEYDMDEEDYIWLDIMNERRKTEGVSPIPQEIFEYLMDRLEKESYFESHNKGDPNALVDEDAVCCICNDGECQNSNVILFCDMCNLAVHQECYGVPYIPEGQWLCRRCLQSPSRAVDCALCPNKGGAFKQTDDGRWAHVVCALWIPEVCFANTVFLEPIDSIEHIPPARWKLTCYICKQRGSGACIQCHKANCYTAFHVTCAQQAGLYMKMEPVRETGANGTSFSVRKTAYCDIHTPPGSARRLPALSHSEGEEDEDEEEDEGKSWSSEKVKKAKAKSRIKMKKARKILAEKRAAAPVVSVPCIPPHRLSKITNRLTIQRKSQFMQRLHSYWTLKRQSRNGVPLLRRLQTHLQSQRNCDQVGRDSEDKNWALKEQLKSWQRLRHDLERARLLVELIRKREKLKRETIKVQQIAMEMQLTPFLILLRKTLEQLQEKDTGNIFSEPVPLSEVPDYLDHIKKPMDFFTMKQNLEAYRYLNFDDFEEDFNLIVSNCLKYNAKDTIFYRAAVRLREQGGAVLRQARRQAEKMGIDFETGMHIPHSLAGDEAPHHTEDAEEERLVLLENQKHLPVEEQLKLLLERLDEVNASKQSVGRSRRAKMIKKEMTALRRKLAHQRETGRDGPERHGPSSRGSLTPHPTACDKDGQTDSAAEESSSQETSKGLGPNMSSTPAHEVGRRTSVLFSKKNPKTAGPPKRPGRPPKNRESQMTPSHGGSPVGPPQLPIMGSLRQRKRGRSPRPSSSSDSDSDKSTEDPPMDLPANGFSGGNQPVKKSFLVYRNDCSLPRSSSDSESSSSSSSSAASDRTSTTPSKQGRGKPSFSRGTFPEDSSEDTSGTENEAYSVGTGRGVGHSSKYPRPRPRMPGAQCQGLASPLAADPSLLSHSCEVVRKSLGRGAGWLSEDEDSPLDALDLVWAKCRGYPSYPALIIDPKMPREGMFHHGVPIPVPPLEVLKLGEQMTQEAREHLYLVLFFDNKRTWQWLPRTKLVPLGVNQDLDKEKMLEGRKSNIRKSVQIAYHRALQHRSKVQGEQSSETSDSD
- the BRPF1 gene encoding peregrin isoform X3, which gives rise to MGVDFDVKTFCHNLRATKPPYECPVETCRKVYKSYSGIEYHLYHYDHDNPPPPQQTPLRKHKKKGRQSRPANKQSPSPSEVSQSPGREVMSYAQAQRMVEVDLHGRVHRISIFDNLDVVSEDEEVPEEAPENGSNKENTETPAATPKSGKHKNKEKRKDSNHHHHHNASASTTPKLPEVVYRELEQDTPDAPPRPTSYYRYIEKSAEELDEEVEYDMDEEDYIWLDIMNERRKTEGVSPIPQEIFEYLMDRLEKESYFESHNKGDPNALVDEDAVCCICNDGECQNSNVILFCDMCNLAVHQECYGVPYIPEGQWLCRRCLQSPSRAVDCALCPNKGGAFKQTDDGRWAHVVCALWIPEVCFANTVFLEPIDSIEHIPPARWKLTCYICKQRGSGACIQCHKANCYTAFHVTCAQQAGLYMKMEPVRETGANGTSFSVRKTAYCDIHTPPGSARRLPALSHSEGEEDEDEEEDEGKSWSSEKVKKAKAKSRIKMKKARKILAEKRAAAPVVSVPCIPPHRLSKITNRLTIQRKSQFMQRLHSYWTLKRQSRNGVPLLRRLQTHLQSQRNCDQVGRDSEDKNWALKEQLKSWQRLRHDLERARLLVELIRKREKLKRETIKVQQIAMEMQLTPFLILLRKTLEQLQEKDTGNIFSEPVPLSEVPDYLDHIKKPMDFFTMKQNLEAYRYLNFDDFEEDFNLIVSNCLKYNAKDTIFYRAAVRLREQGGAVLRQARRQAEKMGIDFETGMHIPHSLAGDEAPHHTEDAAEEERLVLLENQKHLPVEEQLKLLLERLDEVNASKQSVGRSRRAKMIKKEMTALRRKLAHQRETGRDGPERHGPSSRGSLTPHPTACDKDGQTDSAAEESSSQETSKGLGPNMSSTPAHEVGRRTSVLFSKKNPKTAGPPKRPGRPPKNRESQMTPSHGGSPVGPPQLPIMGSLRQRKRGRSPRPSSSSDSDSDKSTEDPPMDLPANGFSGGNQPVKKSFLVYRNDCSLPRSSSDSESSSSSSSSAASDRTSTTPSKQGRGKPSFSRGTFPEDSSEDTSGTENEAYSVGTGRGVGHSSKYPRPRPRMPGAQCQGLASPLAADPSLLSHSCEVVRKSLGRGAGWLSEDEDSPLDALDLVWAKCRGYPSYPALIIDPKMPREGMFHHGVPIPVPPLEVLKLGEQMTQEAREHLYLVLFFDNKRTWQWLPRTKLVPLGVNQDLDKEKMLEGRKSNIRKSVQIAYHRALQHRSKVQGEQSSETSDSD
- the BRPF1 gene encoding peregrin isoform X13 gives rise to the protein MGVDFDVKTFCHNLRATKPPYECPVETCRKVYKSYSGIEYHLYHYDHDNPPPPQQTPLRKHKKKGRQSRPANKQSPSPSEVSQSPGREVMSYAQAQRMVEVDLHGRVHRISIFDNLDVVSEDEEVPEEAPENGSNKENTETPAATPKSGKHKNKEKRKDSNHHHHHNASASTTPKLPEVVYRELEQDTPDAPPRPTSYYRYIEKSAEELDEEVEYDMDEEDYIWLDIMNERRKTEGVSPIPQEIFEYLMDRLEKESYFESHNKGDPNALVDEDAVCCICNDGECQNSNVILFCDMCNLAVHQECYGVPYIPEGQWLCRRCLQSPSRAVDCALCPNKGGAFKQTDDGRWAHVVCALWIPEVCFANTVFLEPIDSIEHIPPARWKLTCYICKQRGSGACIQCHKANCYTAFHVTCAQQAGLYMKMEPVRETGANGTSFSVRKTAYCDIHTPPGSARRLPALSHSEGEEDEDEEEDEGKSWSSEKVKKAKAKSRIKMKKARKILAEKRAAAPVVSVPCIPPHRLSKITNRLTIQRKSQFMQRLHSYWTLKRQSRNGVPLLRRLQTHLQSQRNCDQVGRDSEDKNWALKEQLKSWQRLRHDLERARLLVELIRKREKLKRETIKVQQIAMEMQLTPFLILLRKTLEQLQEKDTGNIFSEPVPLSEVTELDEVPDYLDHIKKPMDFFTMKQNLEAYRYLNFDDFEEDFNLIVSNCLKYNAKDTIFYRAAVRLREQGGAVLRQARRQAEKMGIDFETGMHIPHSLAGDEAPHHTEDAEEERLVLLENQKHLPVEEQLKLLLERLDEVNASKQSVGRSRRAKMIKKEMTALRRKLAHQRETGRDGPERHGPSSRGSLTPHPTACDKDGQTDSAAEESSSQETSKDLPANGFSGGNQPVKKSFLVYRNDCSLPRSSSDSESSSSSSSSAASDRTSTTPSKQGRGKPSFSRGTFPEDSSEDTSGTENEAYSVGTGRGVGHSMVRKSLGRGAGWLSEDEDSPLDALDLVWAKCRGYPSYPALIIDPKMPREGMFHHGVPIPVPPLEVLKLGEQMTQEAREHLYLVLFFDNKRTWQWLPRTKLVPLGVNQDLDKEKMLEGRKSNIRKSVQIAYHRALQHRSKVQGEQSSETSDSD
- the BRPF1 gene encoding peregrin isoform X11 — its product is MGVDFDVKTFCHNLRATKPPYECPVETCRKVYKSYSGIEYHLYHYDHDNPPPPQQTPLRKHKKKGRQSRPANKQSPSPSEVSQSPGREVMSYAQAQRMVEVDLHGRVHRISIFDNLDVVSEDEEVPEEAPENGSNKENTETPAATPKSGKHKNKEKRKDSNHHHHHNASASTTPKLPEVVYRELEQDTPDAPPRPTSYYRYIEKSAEELDEEVEYDMDEEDYIWLDIMNERRKTEGVSPIPQEIFEYLMDRLEKESYFESHNKGDPNALVDEDAVCCICNDGECQNSNVILFCDMCNLAVHQECYGVPYIPEGQWLCRRCLQSPSRAVDCALCPNKGGAFKQTDDGRWAHVVCALWIPEVCFANTVFLEPIDSIEHIPPARWKLTCYICKQRGSGACIQCHKANCYTAFHVTCAQQAGLYMKMEPVRETGANGTSFSVRKTAYCDIHTPPGSARRLPALSHSEGEEDEDEEEDEGKSWSSEKVKKAKAKSRIKMKKARKILAEKRAAAPVVSVPCIPPHRLSKITNRLTIQRKSQFMQRLHSYWTLKRQSRNGVPLLRRLQTHLQSQRNCDQVGRDSEDKNWALKEQLKSWQRLRHDLERARLLVELIRKREKLKRETIKVQQIAMEMQLTPFLILLRKTLEQLQEKDTGNIFSEPVPLSEVPDYLDHIKKPMDFFTMKQNLEAYRYLNFDDFEEDFNLIVSNCLKYNAKDTIFYRAAVRLREQGGAVLRQARRQAEKMGIDFETGMHIPHSLAGDEAPHHTEDAEEERLVLLENQKHLPVEEQLKLLLERLDEVNASKQSVGRSRRAKMIKKEMTALRRKLAHQRETGRDGPERHGPSSRGSLTPHPTACDKDGQTDSAAEESSSQETSKDLPANGFSGGNQPVKKSFLVYRNDCSLPRSSSDSESSSSSSSSAASDRTSTTPSKQGRGKPSFSRGTFPEDSSEDTSGTENEAYSVGTGRGVGHSSKYPRPRPRMPGAQCQGLASPLAADPSLLSHSCEVVRKSLGRGAGWLSEDEDSPLDALDLVWAKCRGYPSYPALIIDPKMPREGMFHHGVPIPVPPLEVLKLGEQMTQEAREHLYLVLFFDNKRTWQWLPRTKLVPLGVNQDLDKEKMLEGRKSNIRKSVQIAYHRALQHRSKVQGEQSSETSDSD
- the BRPF1 gene encoding peregrin isoform X7 codes for the protein MGVDFDVKTFCHNLRATKPPYECPVETCRKVYKSYSGIEYHLYHYDHDNPPPPQQTPLRKHKKKGRQSRPANKQSPSPSEVSQSPGREVMSYAQAQRMVEVDLHGRVHRISIFDNLDVVSEDEEVPEEAPENGSNKENTETPAATPKSGKHKNKEKRKDSNHHHHHNASASTTPKLPEVVYRELEQDTPDAPPRPTSYYRYIEKSAEELDEEVEYDMDEEDYIWLDIMNERRKTEGVSPIPQEIFEYLMDRLEKESYFESHNKGDPNALVDEDAVCCICNDGECQNSNVILFCDMCNLAVHQECYGVPYIPEGQWLCRRCLQSPSRAVDCALCPNKGGAFKQTDDGRWAHVVCALWIPEVCFANTVFLEPIDSIEHIPPARWKLTCYICKQRGSGACIQCHKANCYTAFHVTCAQQAGLYMKMEPVRETGANGTSFSVRKTAYCDIHTPPGSARRLPALSHSEGEEDEDEEEDEGKSWSSEKVKKAKAKSRIKMKKARKILAEKRAAAPVVSVPCIPPHRLSKITNRLTIQRKSQFMQRLHSYWTLKRQSRNGVPLLRRLQTHLQSQRNCDQVGRDSEDKNWALKEQLKSWQRLRHDLERARLLVELIRKREKLKRETIKVQQIAMEMQLTPFLILLRKTLEQLQEKDTGNIFSEPVPLSEVPDYLDHIKKPMDFFTMKQNLEAYRYLNFDDFEEDFNLIVSNCLKYNAKDTIFYRAAVRLREQGGAVLRQARRQAEKMGIDFETGMHIPHSLAGDEAPHHTEDAAEEERLVLLENQKHLPVEEQLKLLLERLDEVNASKQSVGRSRRAKMIKKEMTALRRKLAHQRETGRDGPERHGPSSRGSLTPHPTACDKDGQTDSAAEESSSQETSKGLGPNMSSTPAHEVGRRTSVLFSKKNPKTAGPPKRPGRPPKNRESQMTPSHGGSPVGPPQLPIMGSLRQRKRGRSPRPSSSSDSDSDKSTEDPPMDLPANGFSGGNQPVKKSFLVYRNDCSLPRSSSDSESSSSSSSSAASDRTSTTPSKQGRGKPSFSRGTFPEDSSEDTSGTENEAYSVGTGRGVGHSMVRKSLGRGAGWLSEDEDSPLDALDLVWAKCRGYPSYPALIIDPKMPREGMFHHGVPIPVPPLEVLKLGEQMTQEAREHLYLVLFFDNKRTWQWLPRTKLVPLGVNQDLDKEKMLEGRKSNIRKSVQIAYHRALQHRSKVQGEQSSETSDSD
- the BRPF1 gene encoding peregrin isoform X15, which gives rise to MGVDFDVKTFCHNLRATKPPYECPVETCRKVYKSYSGIEYHLYHYDHDNPPPPQQTPLRKHKKKGRQSRPANKQSPSPSEVSQSPGREVMSYAQAQRMVEVDLHGRVHRISIFDNLDVVSEDEEVPEEAPENGSNKENTETPAATPKSGKHKNKEKRKDSNHHHHHNASASTTPKLPEVVYRELEQDTPDAPPRPTSYYRYIEKSAEELDEEVEYDMDEEDYIWLDIMNERRKTEGVSPIPQEIFEYLMDRLEKESYFESHNKGDPNALVDEDAVCCICNDGECQNSNVILFCDMCNLAVHQECYGVPYIPEGQWLCRRCLQSPSRAVDCALCPNKGGAFKQTDDGRWAHVVCALWIPEVCFANTVFLEPIDSIEHIPPARWKLTCYICKQRGSGACIQCHKANCYTAFHVTCAQQAGLYMKMEPVRETGANGTSFSVRKTAYCDIHTPPGSARRLPALSHSEGEEDEDEEEDEGKSWSSEKVKKAKAKSRIKMKKARKILAEKRAAAPVVSVPCIPPHRLSKITNRLTIQRKSQFMQRLHSYWTLKRQSRNGVPLLRRLQTHLQSQRNCDQVGRDSEDKNWALKEQLKSWQRLRHDLERARLLVELIRKREKLKRETIKVQQIAMEMQLTPFLILLRKTLEQLQEKDTGNIFSEPVPLSEVPDYLDHIKKPMDFFTMKQNLEAYRYLNFDDFEEDFNLIVSNCLKYNAKDTIFYRAAVRLREQGGAVLRQARRQAEKMGIDFETGMHIPHSLAGDEAPHHTEDAEEERLVLLENQKHLPVEEQLKLLLERLDEVNASKQSVGRSRRAKMIKKEMTALRRKLAHQRETGRDGPERHGPSSRGSLTPHPTACDKDGQTDSAAEESSSQETSKDLPANGFSGGNQPVKKSFLVYRNDCSLPRSSSDSESSSSSSSSAASDRTSTTPSKQGRGKPSFSRGTFPEDSSEDTSGTENEAYSVGTGRGVGHSMVRKSLGRGAGWLSEDEDSPLDALDLVWAKCRGYPSYPALIIDPKMPREGMFHHGVPIPVPPLEVLKLGEQMTQEAREHLYLVLFFDNKRTWQWLPRTKLVPLGVNQDLDKEKMLEGRKSNIRKSVQIAYHRALQHRSKVQGEQSSETSDSD